In Gadus chalcogrammus isolate NIFS_2021 chromosome 23, NIFS_Gcha_1.0, whole genome shotgun sequence, a genomic segment contains:
- the LOC130376921 gene encoding eukaryotic translation initiation factor 5A-1-like, which produces MAEIDNFDAADSGASNTFPIQCSALRKNGYVVMKGHPCKIVEMSTSKTGKHGHAKVNLTGIDIFSNKKYEDMCPSTHNVDVPHIKRTEWQLLNITDGFMSLMFENGDLREDLRLPEGDLGKEIQAKFENSDDFLVTVLSAMGEECAVSVKALSSK; this is translated from the exons ATGGCAGAAATAGATAACTTCGATGCTGCTGATTCCGGCGCCTCCAACACCTTCCCCATCCAGTGCTCCGCTCTGCGCAAGAACGGCTACGTGGTCATGAAGGGACATCCCTGTAAGATCGTGGAGATGTCGACCTCCAAGACTGGCAAGCACGGACATGCCAAG GTCAACCTGACCGGCATTGACATCTTCTCCAACAAGAAGTACGAGGACATGTGCCCCTCCACCCACAACGTTGACGTTCCCCACATCAAGAGGACAGAGTGGCAG TTGCTGAACATCACCGACGGCTTCATGTCCCTGATGTTCGAGAACGGAGACCTGCGGGAGGACCTGCGTCTGCCAGAGGGTGACCTGGGCAAGGAGATCCAGGCCAAGTTTGAAAACAGTGATGATTTCTTG gtcaccGTTCTCAGCGCCATGGGTGAGGAGTGTGCCGTCTCCGTTAAAGCCCTGTCCAGTAAATAA
- the LOC130377346 gene encoding claudin-11-like has protein sequence MAHMCRHLTGSVASCAGWVSLIVATSTNDWVTTCDYSLATCVRLDELATKGLWAECVIAPALYHCVSLNQILSLPAYLQTSRALMIVACLLGLPALLLVVMSLPCVRLPNDTTAVKRRRALVGGILILIMAVCGAVATIWFPVATNMEKALMAFGFSLYTGWVGAGLCLCGGSIILCCHGSGAALPIRENSFYYSRQSGRAAPLDPPANHAKSVHV, from the exons ATGGCGCACATGTGCAGGCACCTGACCGGCTCGGTGGCGAGCTGCGCGGGCTGGGTCAGCCTCATCGTCGCCACCTCCACCAACGACTGGGTGACCACGTGCGACTACAGCCTGGCGACGTGCGTGCGCCTGGACGAGCTGGCCACAAAGGGCCTCTGGGCCGAGTGCGTGATCGCGCCTGCGCTGTACCACTGCGTGTCGCTCAACCAGATCCTCTCCTTACCAG CGTACCTCCAGACGTCCCGGGCCCTGATGATCGTGGCCTGTCTGCTGGGGCTGCCCGCCTTGCTGCTGGTCGTGATGTCACTTCCCTGCGTGCGGCTGCCCAACGACACGACCGCCGTCAAGCGGCGCCGTGCCCTGGTGGGCGggatcctcatcctcatcatgg CTGTCTGCGGGGCCGTCGCCACCATCTGGTTCCCGGTCGCCACCAACATGGAGAAAGCTCTGATGGCGTTCGGCTTCTCGCTGTACACCGGCTGGGTCGGCGCCGGCCTCTGCCTCTGCGGCGGCTCCATCATcctctgttgccatggcagcggCGCTGCCCTGCCGATCCGGGAGAACAGCTTCTACTACTCCAGACAGTCGGGCCGGGCCGCGCCCCTCGACCCGCCCGCCAACCACGCCAAGAGCGTGCACGTGTGA
- the si:ch211-230g15.5 gene encoding nascent polypeptide-associated complex subunit alpha, muscle-specific form, with translation TPPRLTPNPTLLDTPPPTLGPTSNSPPPPLTPAPSLSASLHAPKAPPSHAPIPAPPKLTSTAGPALRTYSRPILPSPAGQRSKPPSSPTTQPTGSPLAAPTTTPGPSSSSSPLAASFAPFAASTSSSSSSSSSHGNPALCAKAAGGLTNGNAKPVSTATSGPITPFHTPASPAGRQGPQTNPMGIPGLVRANQSPAPVRQGVSQQALLLGKSLKGSGQDQVLLRAQMLILTSAMRPVSSSATSSSASCSSSFSSSSSHPASAQLQSLTLRPPPPGTLGIPPSLRLKPLPSAPPALARPRTPLFPPLRPRPQPSATATEGPTPPNRHLSVAPPALYSPVRAVPLRPRLNPANGYRAPPPRPSPALQSAASAAQNPPLHKPPPSSQTGQSQKSSVAVGAALSRFDRTPSASRQLQIIALSSGRQGQHAPAAGSAKAAVQSQSADPPVAEPPPPAPPATEKPAGGRPGGGEPLPPPPCVKPAPTPKKTARAEGTEEGEGGRRGSTENPEPHPKTKQNPGAAPPPSPEPRPLLDLTTKPVAAPSPLPVQLPVPVPVPQLPVHPQRPPEPGRDPQPVGPEDLCESMSTQSDNQSALSSLSSQSPPTSPPAAATEGLGQSQEGEGDPLDQSVEGEEELGDGWMPRAWPEGRQVLTHLVEGFVIKEGLQPFPVNRSSLLVREPPDTPPEADGTNGKEEFPVKEAVPPAGPTTDSEEEEEEGGGGGDADEIETGPRDRAVLHCQFCGKRGQAHSFMRSKRFCSTSCARGFNVRLTKRLRALSTGSRSERPRPVLNRASSVPGKPLLLRLPRDLWSTSRREKSERREEEKRRKAEEEEEEQEEEEVEEQDVDDDNEEDEEEEEEEEDEEEEEERDDPSFSATTKPSECRPARRPRRASEPAVTTATPTSTFKPRPSAWSVEDVTAFIHTLPGCSEVAEGFRLQEIDGQALLLLTEDHLMTSMNIKLGPALKICAHINTLKNQ, from the exons acacccccaagactcacccccaaccccaccctcctAGACACCCCCCCGCCAACACTCGGCCCCACCTCCAACTCGCCACCTCCCCCCCTTACCCCggcgccctctctctccgcctccttGCACGCCCCCAAAGCCCCGCCCTCGCACGCCCCCATCCCGGCCCCGCCCAAGCTCACGTCCACCGCGGGCCCCGCCCTACGCACCTACTCTCGccccatcctcccctcccccgcgggtcaaaggtcaaagcccccctcctcccccaccacccaacCCACCGGCTCCCCCCTGGCGGCCCCCACTACCACCCCCGGCCCCTCCTCTTCGTCGTCACCCTTGGCAGCCAGCTTCGCCCCATtcgccgcctccacctcctcctcttcctcttcctcctcgtctcaCGGGAACCCGGCCCTGTGTGCCAAGGCAGCCGGCGGCCTGACCAATGGGAACGCGAAGCCCGTGTCCACGGCGACCTCGGGACCAATCACGCCCTTCCACACTCCCGCCAGTCCCGCCGGCCGACAG GGACCACAGACCAATCCGATGGGGATACCGGGTCTCGTgcgagccaatcagagcccgGCGCCCGTCAGGCAGGGGGTTTCCCAGCAGGCATTGCTCTTAGGGAAAAGCCTCAAAGGGTCTGGCCAAGATCAGGTGCTGCTCAGAGCCCAGATG CTTATTCTCACGTCTGCAATGCGTCCCGTCTCTTCCTCCgccacttcctcctccgcctcctgctcttcctccttctcctcctcttcctctcatcctGCTTCCGCTCAG ctccAGAGCCTCaccctccggccccccccccctgggaccctcggcatccccccctccctccgcctgaagcccctcccctcggccccccccgccctcgcTCGCCCGCGgacccctctcttccccccgctcaggccccgcccccaacccAGCGCCACGGCGACGGAGGGCCCGACCCCACCCAACCGCCACCTCTCCGTCGCGCCCCCag ctcTCTATTCTCCAGTGAGGGCCGTCCCCCTGAGGCCACGGCTCAACCCCGCTAACGGCTacagagccccgcccccccggccgaGCCCTGCCCTCCAATCAGCCGCCTCCGCCGCACAGAACCCGCCCCTCCACAAGCCGCCGCCCTCCTCCCAAACCGGCCAATCGCAGAAGAGCTCCGTCGCCGTGGGCGCCGCGCTCTCCCGCTTCGACCGGACGCCGTCGGCCTCGCGCCAGCTGCAGATCATCGCGCTGTCCTCCGGTCGCCAGGGGCAACACGCCCCTGCCGCCGGCAGCGCCAAAGCCGCCGTCCAATCACAGTCAGCGGATCCCCCGGTGgcggagccgccgccgccggcgccgccCGCCACAGAGAAACCAGCGGGGGGGCGACCGGGGGGAGGggaacccctccctccccccccctgtgtgaaACCCGCCCCCACGCCCAAGAAGACAGCG agggcggaggggacggaggaaggggagggggggagacgaggcagcacggag AACCCAGAGCCCCACCCAAAGACAAAGCAGAACCCGGGTGcggccccccccccgagccccgAACCCCGGCCCCTCCTGGACCTCACCACCAAACCAGTAGCAGCCCCCAGCCCACTCCCAGTCCAGCTACCAGTACCAGTCCCGGTACCACAGCTCCCAGTGCACCCCCAGCGGCCTCCAGAGCCCGGGAGAGACCCTCAACCCGTCGGACCGGAAGACCTCTGTGAGAGCATGTCCACCCAGTCGGACAACCAGTCGG ctctGTCCAGCCTCTCGTCCCAGTCACCCCCGacctccccccccgccgccgc CACCGAGGGGCTCGGCCAatcacaggaaggggagggcGACCCCCTGGACCAatcggtggagggggaggaggagctgggcgaCGGGTGGATGCCGAGGGCGTGGCCTGAGGGCCGGCAGGTGCTGACTCACCTGGTGGAGGGCTTCGTCATCAAGGAGGGTCTCCAGCCGTTTCCC GTGAACCGGTCCTCCCTACTGGTGAGGGAGCCTCCGGACACGCCCCCGGAGGCCGACGGGACCAATGGGAAGGAAGAGTTCCCTGTGAAGGAAGCGGTACCGCCGGCGGGACCCACGACGGattcggaggaggaggaggaggaggggggggggggaggggacgcgGACGAGATAGAGACCG ggcccAGAGACAGGGCTGTGCTCCACTGTCAGTTCTGCGGGAAGAGAGGCCAGGCCCACAGCTTCATGCGTTCCAAACGCTTCTGTTCCACTTCCTGTGCCCGAGG GTTCAACGTGCGCCTGACCAAGCGTCTGCGGGCTCTGAGCACGGGCAGCCGGTCAGAGAGACCCCGCCCCGTCCTGAACCGGGCCTCCTCCGTGCCCGGGAAACCCCTGCTCCTCAGACtg CCTCGAGACCTGTGGAGCACCAGCCGCCGGGAAAAGAGCGAAcggcgggaggaggagaagaggcggaaagcggaggaagaggaggaggagcaggaggaggaggaggtggaggagcaggacgtTGACGACGACAACgaagaagacgaggaggaggaggaggaagaggaggacgaggaggaggaagaggagagggacgaCCCGTCGTTCTCGGCGACCACGAAGCCCAGCGAGTGTCGCCCGGCGCGGCGCCCGCGAAGGGCGTCGGAGCCCGCCGTCACCACGGCAAcgcccacctccaccttcaagccccgcccctcGGCGTGGAGCGTGGAGGACGTCACCGCCTTCATCCACACGCTGCCAG ggtgCAGCGAGGTGGCCGAGGGCTTCAGGCTCCAGGAGATCGACGGCCAGGCGCTGCTTCTCCTGACCGAAGACCACCTGATGACCAGCATGAACATCAAGCTGGGCCCCGCCCTCAAGATCTGTGCCCACATCAACACCCTCAAGAACCAATGA
- the rpl22l1 gene encoding 60S ribosomal protein L22-like 1, with the protein MAPIIKPKKHLFLKKSKKGASWKFTLDLTHPVEDGILDSANFETFLKERIKVNGKTGNLGTAVQVGRMKNKINVASDKQFSKRYLKYLTKKYLKKNNLRDWLRVVASDKETYELRYFQISQEDDESEADE; encoded by the exons ATGGCACCG ATCATCAAGCCCAAGAAGCATCTCTTCCTGAAGAAGTCCAAAAAAGGAGCTTCCTGGAAGTTTACGTTGGACCTCACCCACCCGGTGGAAGACGGCATCCTGGACTCGGCCAACTTT GAGACCTTCCTCAAAGAGAGGATCAAGGTCAACGGGAAGACCGGTAACCTTGGCACCGCCGTCCAGGTCGGCCGCATGAAGAACAAGATCAACGTCGCGTCGGACAAGCAGTTCTCCAAGAG ATACCTGAAGTACCTCACCAAGAAGTACCTGAAGAAGAACAACCTGCGTGATTGGCTGAGGGTGGTGGCGTCGGACAAGGAGACGTACGAGCTGCGCTACTTCCAGATCAGCCAGGAGGACGACGAGTCGGAGGCTGACGAGTAG
- the slc7a14b gene encoding probable cationic amino acid transporter codes for MEALRERLSRVAPGDAWYGFYSRLLRTKPVGAMGRTADDLTEVTEASGAGLAQVLTTLDLVSLGVGSCVGTGMYVVAGLVAKAMAGPGVILSFIIAAMASILSGVCYAEFGVRVPKTTGSAYTYSYVTVGECVAFFIGWNLILEYLIGTAAGASALSSMFDSLANHSISHYMITHLGTLRGLGKGEDTYPDLLAFFISLLVTVVIALGVRNSVGFNNVLNVVNLVVWVFTVIAGLFFISASNWEGGRFLPYGWSGVMKGAATCFYAFIGFDIIATTGEEAKNPNTSIPYAITASLVTCLTAYVSVSVILTLMVPYERIDGSAPLMEMFAAHGFQWGKYTVAVGSIAGLSVSLLGSLFPMPRVIYAMARDGLLFRGLAYVPALTHTPVLACAVSGSLAGVLALLVSLRDLIEMMSIGTLLAYTLVSVCVLLLRYQPDDTVDTHHFASDDAPDARLHDDDDDDENPPPVSKDEQMLIDGEEAEGGGEGGASYHAGGAGGGAGDDSAFHTGPTSLLKRLLGGHYYVLRARLGLPDGGARPTPATGRTVTRCTVLLFFLSFLLWATVIFGVERASGAGSASVCGLVATAIGGVMAELLLVILRQPESPRRLPYMAPCVPFVPVAAILVNSYLMLKLSAITWVRFTVWCLIGLLIYGCYGVWNSTLELNAREEQAGASTYQRYDDHLDDTFATGDDPAAEGPYQGWAAPEERGHQYQQQGGPRYDPDSEDRDESGGGGGGQHHDNGDHGDQYGYQSGPTDQRARGGGGRGRENHAFDAEDEDS; via the exons ATGGAGGCCTTGCGGGAGCGCCTGTCCCGGGTCGCCCCCGGCGACGCCTGGTACGGGTTCTACTCCCGCCTGCTGCGGACCAAGCCGGTGGGGGCCATGGGCCGCACGGCGGACGACCTGACGGAGGTGACGGAGGCGTCGGGGGCGGGGCTGGCCCAGGTGCTGACCACGCTGGACCTGGTGTCCCTGGGCGTGGGCAGCTGCGTGGGCACGGGGATGTACGTGGTGGCCGGCCTGGTGGCCAAGGCCATGGCGGGTCCCGGGGTCATCCTGTCCTTCATCATCGCCGCCATGGCCTCCATCCTGTccg GTGTGTGCTACGCCGAGTTCGGCGTGCGCGTCCCCAAGACGACAGGCTCCGCCTACACCTACAGTTACGTTACGGTGGGCGAGTGCGTGGCGTTCTTCATCGGCTGGAACCTCATCCTGGAGTACCTGATCGGCACAGCCGCGGGGGCGTCGGCCCTGAGCAGCATGTTCGACTcactggccaatcacagcatCAGCCACTACATGATCACACACCTGGGCACGCTGCGCGGGCTCG ggaaGGGTGAGGACACCTACCCGGACCTGCTGGCCTTCTTCATCTCCCTGCTGGTGACCGTCGTCATCGCTCTGGGGGTCCGCAACTCGGTGGGCTTCAACAACGTCCTGAACGTGGTCAACCTGGTGGTCTGGGTGTTCACCGTCATCGCCGGCCTCTTCTTCATCTCCGCCTCCAACTGGGAGGGGGGCCGGTTCCTGCCGTACGGTTGGTCGGGG GTAATGAAGGGTGCGGCCACCTGCTTCTACGCCTTCATCGGCTTCGACATCATCGCCACCACGGGCGAGGAGGCCAAGAACCCCAACACCTCCATCCCCTACGCCATCACCGCCTCGCTGGTCACCTGCCTCACCGCATACGTGTCC gTGAGCGTGATCCTCACCCTCATGGTTCCCTACGAGCGCATCGACGGCTCGGCGCCGCTCATGGAGATGTTCGCGGCGCACGGCTTCCAGTGGGGGAAGTACACGGTGGCGGTGGGCTCCATCGCCGGCCTCAGCGTCTCCCTGCTGGGCTCGCTGTTCCCCATGCCCCGCGTCATCTACGCCATGGCCCGTGACGGCCTGCTCTTCAG GGGCCTGGCCTACGTCCCCGCCCTCACCCACACCCCCGTGCTGGCGTGCGCGGTGTCGGGCTCGCTGGCCGGCGTGCTGGCGCTCCTGGTCAGTCTGCGCGACCTCATCGAGATGATGTCCATCGGCACCCTGCTGGCGTACACGCTGGTCAGCGTGtgcgtgctgctgctgcgctACCAGCCCGACGACACCGTGGACACGCACCACTTCGCCTCCGACGACGCCCCCGACGCCCGTCTccatgacgacgacgacgacgacgaaaaCCCTCCGCCCGTCTCCAAGGACGAGCAGATGCTGATCGACGGCGAGGAGGCGGAGGGCGGCGGCGAGGGCGGGGCCTCGTACCACGCGGGCGGCGCCGGGGGTGGGGCCGGCGACGACTCCGCCTTCCACACGGGCCCCACCTCCCTGCTGAAGCGGCTCCTGGGGGGCCACTACTACGTCCTGCGGGCGCGGCTCGGCCTCCCCGACGGGGGCGCGCGGCCCACGCCGGCCACGGGCCGCACCGTCACCCGCTGCAccgtcctcctcttcttcctctccttcctgctCTGGGCCACCGTCATCTTCGGCGTGGAGCGGGCGTCGGGCGCCGGCTCCGCCTCCGTCTGCGGCCTGGTCGCCACGGCGATCGGGGGGGTGATGgcggagctgctgctggtgaTCCTGCGGCAGCCGGAGAGCCCGCGGCGCCTGCCGTACATGGCGCCCTGCGTGCCCTTCGTCCCcgtggccgccatcttggtcAACAGCTACCTGATGCTGAAGCTGTCGGCCATCACCTGGGTCCGCTTCACCGTGTGGTGCCTCATAG ggcTGCTGATCTACGGCTGCTACGGCGTGTGGAACAGCACGCTGGAGCTCAACGCGCGCGAGGAGCAGGCCGGCGCCAGCACCTACCAGCGCTACGACGACCACCTGGACGACACCTTCGCCACGGGGGACGACCCCGCGGCCGAGGGCCCCTACCAGGGCTGGGCGGCCCCCGAGGAGCGGGGCCACCAGTACCAGCAGCAGGGGGGCCCCCGCTACGACCCCGACTCAGAGGACCGGGAcgagagcggcggcggcggcggcggccagcaTCACGACAACGGTGACCACGGCGACCAGTACGGGTACCAGTCCGGGCCCACGGACCAGCGCgcccggggcggggggggtcgaGGGCGGGAAAACCACGCGTTCGACGCGGAGGATGAGGACAGCTAG